GGTGTCACAACACCGAACCTCGAAACTCCcaggatttttaaaattagagcgatgtcgcgacaccacaTCTATGTGTCGTGACACTGCACTTCGAatctaaaatcttttcaagCTTCCCGGAGTGTTTCGTTGCAATattctttactattttataatttgacccgtatacttgcagacactgttgtttaattatatatttatttgctGCAATATTTCCAGGCCAAACGTTCGCACGTATGGCAGCTGTCAGCTCATTAGTAAACTTTATGAACCCACCAATATTTAATAATCTAACTATATAATTCAACCAGatttaagacaaaaaaaattcgCAATCATACatcaattaagaaaaaataaacttgGAGACTCCTTATCAATTTAAAACttactcaaaaaaataaaaataaaataagaaaatcaaatcgataataattaatcatgaattaaaattaaaattaaagtaaatttagaaataaaatatttaaaataagcaaatctctgcattttatgtttatgacCTCGAACAATAAGCCTGATATTCGATccttaaaagaataaatatgatatgggagtttatgaatttataaaacatcAAAGTCTTGGAATATTCAAGGGGCAAAAGCAAGTGATAGCCCCAAACAATCTTCTAGGATTGAAATCAAGCTTACATTGTATTTATTACTTCTCTCGCATGTAAAACCTAGATTCCAAAATTGGGCGAGCGAGTTCGATCCTTAAGTCTAGCGAGAACGGTTTTTTCTTTGCGGCCAGAGGTATGagtctatatttataaatacaagaagtataaatgaataaaattttatttttaataaatattgaaattttaaagtacattaaatttatcttgatcttcataaatatctttttagcaataaaatatttataacaatattttttatttaaaataaatgcataaactAAGGAAACCAAAATTCCATTTTCCTCTATTTTCGgtgtgaaatttcaaaatttgcaaTAATCTCAGCATTTTAAGCATTTTATACTCCTACtcttatcatatatatatataacaaagtaCATACACTAAATTTATGACAAGTGACGTTctctcatttttatatttatttttaattttaattattcattatatttgttattcaataaaatcaaattgtagatatatcattaaaattttaaataaaaataattcaaaataatttatcctTCTAAACTTTTATGaatatatcattaaattaaacaaattttaaatttttttcaataaggaaataatatagtaggtataaataaaatatcaatagtgtttaaaaacatgttaatgaaatattagattttataaggtttcataattctaaaaataaaatataacaatgtttaaaaattttattaaaaagtttttaaacttatacgaaattttaaaaataaaaaatactactaaactttttaaagaaaactaaatattatttaattagtcatttaatttttttaaaatattcatttgtatttttctttttaaaagaaaatttgaatactatttaaaaacattattaaaaataaaaaattaaaaattcctaaaccctaaaacattaaataaaaatatatttgaaattttacatgaaGTTTAACagaaatatattttagaaattataattgaaaaatatatatttactaattacatactttttatatttttcctaaCATATCATTATTTACAACTTGCTACATTAGAGAATAGAAGATTTATTTGAGTAATTAGCCGCAATGCAAAATTATTGAATAGTATCATATcacttattcaaatttttatttgtagaataaaataattgtatctttttatattatattcaagtatttattttgtatcTTATTGATTGAGACTTAGTTCGATTGGGTATtgttgccaatacaggaagaggtaggttcgagtgcgctgaagcgcattatcctcctatttataggttgaggaGGGGTTATGGGTAGCTCTAGACACTATATCAAAAAAAGATTTGATATAACCagaatctataatgagatttttttttaaaaaaaattatctattttgcatctttcataataatatgacttattaattttaatatttttataaaataatattctttaaattatttttacatcattcataaaaattataataaacttaCAAAATGATTCAATGATACTTAATTATTAACGAATAAAAAgattatatcatatatattctataaatattaagattctaaattattaattatatatatacatattataacaattttatctttcaaattttctttctcataattaaataataaattatatttatattatatttcaaaagtTTATACACACAATCAACTCATGCATCGTATTGAGATAAAAAATTAGTCGAAAAATAGTCACAAATTTTCTTAAAGCTTTGAAAAAAACATcatgagaaaatataaaatataaacttatgtGTATTTTcgtataattaaatataaaatttttttttttttgaaacaagaaTGAAAGTAGTCAACTTTTAACTCCTTGTTGTCGTGGAGGAAAATGGAACTATTTGAGAGGTAGAGCACTGATTATGGAATTTATCAACAATACTCGTGGGTGTATCCGTGTCCCCCCAAAAACTGTTATTgcttggaatttttttttctacttaGCAAAAACTCCATTTTTGTttcaactattattattttgtttttttaatgaattaaaagcctgtgatatatatgttaatataaagtttacttttatataatctaTCAACCTTTAAATCGaaagaaaatatacatttaaGTGTATTTAAATTCACGTTATTTTAATTGTCGCAATAGTAATAGTATCAACTGAGTTAAAATTCAGTTGACGATCTTGGGATATATATTTGATATCTTTAATATCTGTTTATGATTTATTTCAGAATTTGTGGTTGTCTCTTTCAATAATATGATTTCCACTTTCCAGAATTCGAATCTACGTTCTCTGTTAAAAGTACAATATAACTTACCACTAGGTAAGAGCTTGTTTGGATCATTCGAATCCGAATCCGCAAATCTGTCTTAAAATCTAAATCCACAAATTATCCAACTTTTACTATTCAAATCCGAATTTGAATTAAAGAACAATATCCAATAGATatccaaatttgaatttaacattttcaacctTATGTTGGATATTTGAATccacaaaaaatttcaaatagatATCCAAATATTTTCTGAATTTGTAAAATTCGAAACTAATATCTAAATTCATAATCCTAATTGCGATGGGTTAAAAAGTCTTACGGGAGAAAGTAGAGCTGCAATCTTTTTCTTAAAGACGAAATATAACTATCAATTAAACCATACACAATAATTTGATAatagtttatattgaatttataaaatattgaagttCTTTTCGgccaaatttaaattaattattttgttaagaataaatcacaataaaatgaaaataaataaaagaattcaaaCGAATCAACTAAATATTTCAACGAAATagcataaaaatcaaaacaacaacatacttgataaataaaaaaatttaaaatctttatatattttttatcacttCGCCCTGCAGGATGACGTTGGCAAACCATCAACGAATCCGGGACAAAATAAGTACTGTTGGTGGCTTTTCTTAGTCTATTATTCTGCGTAGACTATGGTTGACTCATTTACTTTTTTAGGGTAAAGtgcactaaaaataaaataacatttacactcaaattttgatacttttttatatattttgtccaCATTAATTCTGGATCTCAATATTTTTAACTTGGTCCTTCAACATGAATTCCATTAAAACATAGTGGAGTGACACTTTAAGATAGTGCCATGTCATcatctaaaaattttcaaattttatataaaatctaaaaaattataacttttaaaaaaattccaaatagtGTTATGACATAATCTCAAAATATCATGTCTTCATATCTTGATAGAATCAAATTTTgggatcaaattaaaagaagtgagagaaaaaatttaaaatcaatataaaaaaaagactaaatattACTTTATCCTTGAAAAAGCTAACATAGGTTGCCGTACTGAGTAGCTCTCgtcttttaatgattttacctTCACTTTAGGCTTGATTTCAgcaaaaaaagataaattaaaaaaaatcaagaactagaagattaaaatttgtttcaaatggTGAAATTAGGCATATGGTCGGCAGGTCCAGACATTTTAGTACCAATGTCAAGACAAGTTGCTTTGGTTTTTTCTTATTACCAAACTTGACTTTTAAAAAGTTTCACATTTCACCTAACCTGCAGACACAACAATAGTAGCAGAGCAAGTTGTTTAGAAAAATTCCGAAGACTAGACTGGTCGATGATGAAATGGACTTCAAACCCTTCTTTTTTCTAGTTTGTGAAGGCAGAGCTGTGGGCTCTACGTGATGGGCTTCCCTTGGAAAAAAATGCGAACATCAAAGAAAATAGGTATGCGGATGCCCTCGCCTGTCGCGGATGCAAGTTTTCAAGCTCCCCATCTGCAAAATCTACTTTTGTTTGTATGCTTTTCCCATTGAATGTTTGATCCCTTTGATCCAAGCTGACTCCGAAGGGCATGTTACGTATCGAATTGTTCCTTAATCTATGAATGGTCCTTTCTCAAACCAAAAAACAAGGAGCAAAAAAGTTCATCTAAAGCTCAAACCCATTTGATCAGAGGCACGTTAATGTGTCTTGGCTAAACTTTTTCATTAGATGTCCTTTCCTAGTAAGAAAGACAACAATATGAAACTCTATACCATTCAATATTTGACCATTCAACAATGAACTATGAAAAAACCAGACCACCCACCCTAAATCTTATGCCAAATAACTAAAAACCCATGCAAGTTTGCAACTGAACCGATGGCTTGATTTACCCCATCTACCCATTACTAACAATGCAAACATGCAAAGCAATTTCCTATCTTTCCAAATTTATTCATCAAATGTCAACAGcatttcccaaaatttccaTCATTGGCCACAGCATAGATCATAAAACTCTTTAACAAAAACATTACATTTGACTTGCTGTTAAACGAAAAGGGTAAGCTACCATGCCAAGTTGAACTTCATCAAATAGCTAGCGAAATTTACTAAAACCGTAATATAAACATTCATAAGTATTGCCATCCTCTTTAACGCACTGTTGCACACTAGCACTTAAATAACCATCAATGGAAGCAATTATATTGTCTCACTTTCCATGTACTCCAAACTGATATACATTTTTAACTAAGAAAATTGATTTGCTAAAATAGATTCATTAACCAATATTATGCTGTCATACCCAAAAAGATTCTCATTTCTCAAGCTAACATATGCATTCATctcaataatcaaaatttaacagaaataaaaagaagaagaagaggatatTGAATATTCCCTCTAAAATTACATAACCATGAAGCTCATTTGTCAAGCTCCATTGCTTGAGCTGCTTTAGCTTTAGCAACTTCAGTTAACTTggtcttcaattttcttttccctACTTGAAACCCACTTCcacctttcttctttttcttctcactACCATCAACCTAATTAACATTACAGATTTATCCATGATATAAGtccttaaataaataaaatttattaacaaatgaaagaataaaaggcTTTACCTTCATCTTATTCTTCTTCGCTTGAAGCTTCTTAACCTTCTTGTCTTTCTCTTCTCTCTCCCCTAATTCGACAAGACAAACACAAAATCATAAATCACtgaaaagaaaacccaaagGAGAAAGGGTAAATAATTGAAGAAATTCGTACTTTGGAGATCGAATTCGTGCTGCTTTTTCCTACGAGATAAATTATTCTTCTTCGACATATTCCTTCGTAGGCACCGCCTCCAATTTCACTGCTCTTCCTCTTCTGTGCTTAAATCTAACCCTAACCTTTATCTGggtggtttttttttcttttaattctttatttggTTTTTAGGACATGGAGTGTTTTGTACTTCTCCTTTTTTTGGCGTTTTCGCCTCTTAAATTTTCTAGTTTCTCACTATTGCCTTCTCAGTTCTAACCTTTTGTTCTTTCGCGAAAATTGGTAACTTTTGGGCCTGACATTATGCCCATTGACCACCGTTGGGTCCATTTGAATGGGTTGGGGGCTGAGATTATCTTTGATAAGAATGGCAATGAGATGAAAATCAACATCAAGGACAGtaataatatgattatgaataagtttgtataaaatttaaggtttataTTTTCACCCAAATCAAGATTAAGTACATATAATATTGATACTATAAATTAACCCAACCTAGACTTGACTTGACTTGACCTAATCAATGAACACtaatattttgtgtttatatGATATTGATATTATGGATTAGCTGATACAACATATAAACATTAATATTCTGTGTCTAATTACTTTGCAATTTACGTATTTACTCCATTCACATAACTAATGAGGAACTTTTTAAGGATAACAACGAAACGAGTATCTGTAATTTTTTACTTCGTTAAAAGTAATACATTGTGAAAAACTCTTCCCCTAAACGCTTCTCCTCCTTCACTCTTCCTTGGTCTTACCCTTTTGCGCTTCCTTGGTGGCCAGTGGGCAACCCATCATCGCCCCCTCCATGCTGGCCTTCTCCCAAACGcccttttctctctttcttccaTATCTCCCCATTTACCCCTCCTCTCCCTTTCTTCTCCCTCCATTTCCTCCTCTCCCTTTCCTTGTTGGTTGTCGGATGTCTCCTTTGCCTCCGCTTGTTTTTTCCGGCTTAAAGAGGACTTTTTGGAGAAATAATATCTTGGCCTTGTGTAGGCCCTCAACTTTTCTTGGTGGGAGACCTGATCGAGGCCATCGCCTCTTCAAAGGATGCGAGATTTTGTCATCCTCTATATCTTAAGATGTAAGGATACGACAAGTTTTCTTGGTCTACTACTGGACTTTCGATCAAGCAATCGTACCAATTCTTTACATTATGTTTAACTATGGACTTTACTTGTTCCTTTGTCCCAGGGGCTTTCTAgcctttatttctttattctgTAATGCTATTAATAAAAAAGATCAGTATCGAGCAATGCAAAAAATCATACATACGTACATACGTCTTGAAACCCTAATAAGCACGTTTCACTACAATCATTTGATGTTAATATTAAGGTAGAGCTCCAAAAGCATTTACTGTTAAAGTCATTATTTAGCCAACAATACATATCAGAAACACGTCACTCACCTAAACTTGCTTGAGCACTACGAAATAATTCCTTGGTTACTCCATAATAGACTGATTTGTTACCTGTAAAGGTAATAAAGTTCCACCCGAATGCTGATCCCCCAACAATATATGACCCGGGAGCTTCACCATTTTCGGATTGTTGTTTATCTAAGACACTACTTGACCGAAAAGCATTGTTTTCGGAAGATATTGCCGGCTTAACAAGTTGTGGCTGCTCTTCTGGGTTCTGCTTCATTCCAGATTCACTTGGCACTGGTTGGTTTACTGCTGCATTATTACATTTCTCTATGGGAACTGTTTCAGCCATTACCTGCTTGTATAACTCCACCAAAAGCTTCATATCTGCAGATTGTAAATCACGAATTCAAAACAACATTAAACCCAAATTGTAAATCAGACATAAATACATGATGCCACCTTAAGAGAATGGATGCTTATGAAAGAAGAGATTCAAGACATAGGGATATTAAAACCCATTAATAATTTATGCCAAACTTGGGAATAAACTATTTATATGTGAAAGTTAGGGCAGGCCTGCCCTGATGATACACTGTTTCTCAACTATTTTCTCAATATCTAACTAGGGTTGGTAGCAGGTTCGATATTAATATCCAAATATTATCTGAATACGTGGGTATCCAAACTTGCACCATCCACTACCATGCCATCCTTATGGTCTAATTTAACAGGTTGGTTAAACAAGTCAAATAGGGCTCAGAGTAGTAGGCTAACTCGAATTGGAGTTATGCAACATTTTGTGACTTTACATAAAATTTAGTGATTCAACAGGAAATATTCGAAGTTAATCATagctaataaatgaaaaacaaactAACAATATGAATCATCCCTTTCCTTTCCGATATCCTAAGCAAATAGATAGCAATAAAGATCAAATCCATGCATGACTGCAGTTTACAACAATTACAGAGCCAACAGTTTCAAAACTTAAcagtgtgtgtgtgtgtcatTCGCTTACTTTCTTTAATTTCGTTGGCAGCCTTAGAATTTCGAAAATCAGGCGTACGAAGAACCTTcaagaaacataaaaaagtCCATAACATATATCAATTAAATGCCCTGTGAATATAAAGCTATgtgaagataaaaataattcaaacatgCATTCCAGGTTGATGAAGctatttcaattttcaagcaCGGTTAATTCTTGAGTGAGAATAGCCAAGCAACAAAATAAAACGAAAACAATCACACTGTATATGACTATACAAGTTCACACTAGAGAATCATCCCTTTACATTGTCCAGTCtaatcaaacaaatattgaaCTACTGGTCAAGATTTAAACTTGAACAACTATTCCATCagttaaaattacattaaagaAATCATTAATGAATTCAAATCAGACTTTGAAGAATTACAACCCAATTATACCGAAACTTGATCAACagaaggtttttctttttatgccaAAAGCagcaaaaggaaaaatgaaacccagaaagaaaagggaagtgATTTGGAAATTTACATCGATGAAATGAGGGCGAAGATCTTTGAGGAGACGTCGCATCTTGAAAAACTTGGAGTTTTTGAAGTCGTTGCAGTTGTCTAGAGATATTTTCTTGCTAGGTGGCTGTTGCGGAGGATTTGGATCTTGGGTCGATGGTGCATTCTTGGCTGATTTTACCTCTTCCATTTCTGAGTTCAAATAATTCAGGACTGCGTTTTTATTTCATCATTGGAGACTCTGGAGTGAGGAGTGAACCGCACTTTGTGtttatcaaaaaatataaaacttacaTTGAGAAAAGGTAAAAGGGAAGGGCGTGTTTGGTCAGGCTAACTTAACCAAAATAAAGGGTTAATTTCTTAAGATACCCTCAAAATATAagttaaactttaaattaatccttaaactttaaaacataccaattaaattatgggtaaactgcaaaaatagtcacttttatttgtctcaggttacattttagtcacttatgtttgaaatgttacattttagtcacttacgttatcatgttgcaacattttagtcactcagcgttaattgtcgttaacggtgtaacagtAAGCTAATCtagcacgttaaatcatcatttcaaacaaaaattttaggttaagttATACATTtggtccttatatttttttcattttgagctatttattttttcttttatgctcTTTGAactttcccttctttttttttccattctcttctccttctatttttctcccttctccatttcttttaacgtactttttctatgttttccatttgttaaaactagtccttatacttttttttgaacaatttaaattGGGTAGATCAATCAAAGAGAGTGAGaagcaaaaaaaattgaaaataaagacaaaaaaaaagaaagttaaaagaatataaaagaacaaaattaaattgctcaaaacgaaaacctaaaatttttatttgaaatgatgatttaacgtgccacatcagcttaccGTTAACGATAATTAAcaactcagtgactaaaatgttacaacatgttaGCGTAAGTggctaaaacgtaacatttcaaagataagtgactaaaatataacatgaggtaaacaaaagtggctattttaatagtttacccttaaattatttcattaaagtATTGTTCCAATCAGATTTTTTTAATCTACTCATTAATTTCAGCGTTTAATGTCAACTTGGatgaatttgacatgtttaaaaatatttatttattttctatgtatttaaaataagagtCATGTCAGATCAAAGCATATTAATccaaatatgtttaaaataagaGTGCTAGATAAAAATTGACATTTGactaacaaaaaagaaaacttgtCTTCGAAGGTGGTGACATGGAGGATGCTAATTGTCTTTCTACTATGTTTCGATTCTAAAGGAGTGGAATCCTAAGCTTATTTCACAATACTATTCCATTAgtcttctttttgttgttttcaaaGTACTCAACCTTCTTAAGTTTCTTAATTGTAGATACTCCGTTGAGCTTCATTCCAAGgaggtttattttttataatatcattattacTTAAGATGTGTTGTATTCTTTTAAGTGGAAGAAAAGTAGTGTGGAATGGATGATGCTAAAGATTGGTCTTGAGAAGGTTAAGATAAGAATTTATCAATGACATTTTCCATGAATCTCGTGTGCCCCTTAAGATGTTTGATGTCCTAGTTAATAGTTGGAGACGCGGTAAACCTCATATTTTCTAGAATGGGGCTATGTATGTCTAGGAAGTTTATGCCTTCAAAGGGAGTCCATCAAGGAGATCTCTATCgctatttgtttgttttctatATGGAACATttgtaagaaaatataatatcgTATGTAGTATTAATATGTCAGTAACAATGATAATGCAATACAATACAGTAACAGTAACACAACAAAATACTTGTAATCGGACAGAgttaaaaattagaagaagaattttGTTGAGGCATGTATGAACAGTTTCCTTAAGATAGATTCAAGCTCTCCTCGGTGCTTTAAGTAACGTGGATGTCTGTCTCCTAAGATACAATAACAAACGATTACAATAGTAACACAACAACAGTGATCAATGGAACACAATCTTGCCTTTCTCTATCACCAgaagaaataaatttagaatGAATTTTTGATATTGATGGTTTTTGATGATGTGTTTTTGGAATATACTAACTTGGTTTTATATAGAGGAgaggaaatgaatgaagagatTTAGACCAATTCATGaagatttttgttgaaaaattaatagaTATAAGTGAATAAAgacaatgaatgaaaaaaatgcaatattaaaccaagagatacaattgtttaatttgagcatcaatttatcattcatcacttaacaatt
The Gossypium raimondii isolate GPD5lz chromosome 8, ASM2569854v1, whole genome shotgun sequence DNA segment above includes these coding regions:
- the LOC105791602 gene encoding uncharacterized protein LOC105791602; amino-acid sequence: MEEVKSAKNAPSTQDPNPPQQPPSKKISLDNCNDFKNSKFFKMRRLLKDLRPHFIDVLRTPDFRNSKAANEIKENMKLLVELYKQVMAETVPIEKCNNAAVNQPVPSESGMKQNPEEQPQLVKPAISSENNAFRSSSVLDKQQSENGEAPGSYIVGGSAFGWNFITFTGNKSVYYGVTKELFRSAQASLGE
- the LOC105791601 gene encoding mediator of RNA polymerase II transcription subunit 2: MSKKNNLSRRKKQHEFDLQREREEKDKKVKKLQAKKNKMKVDGSEKKKKKGGSGFQVGKRKLKTKLTEVAKAKAAQAMELDK